In Methanomassiliicoccales archaeon, the DNA window ACAAGGACTCTTGGGTTGTTTTCACCACTTGCAATTACCGACAAAACATTTTCTTTTGCCGAAAGTGCTCTAGATATCTCCACGGGGTCTTCAAATTCCCCCTTCACGCGATAAGTAATGATTTTGATATTGTCGATGACTGCAGCGTCCGTTAGCAGACGGTCGAGAATCGTTTTGTTGTATACAGTTCTCAGATCTTCGTATGCTTTTTTTGTTTGCTTGAGTTCTTCAAGGACCCTCTCAGTTGCTGGTATCAACTGCTCTGGTGTTGTTCTCAATTTTTCTGATAGCAACCAGACAATCTCCTTGTCTCTGATCACGTTGTCTATCGCTGTCGTTCCCACCGTATATTCAATGCGTATGACACCATCTTGGATTCGTTTCGTTTTCGAAATACGGACGAGCCCGACTTGCCCGGTGTTCTTACAGTGGAGACCTCCACATGCTTCGGCGTCGATTCCCTCAATTTCAACGACCCTTATGATGGCGCCAGGAACCGCTCCACCTTGGTATAAACGGAATCCGTATGACTTTTCCGCCTCGATCCGTGGCATTAACTTGACATTAACAGGTAAATTCTCGAGGACAATACGATTAACTTCTTTTTCGAGCCTTTCGATTTGTTCTCTGGTCAAGTTCTGATGATGGGTGATGTCGAGGCGACCAAAATCTTCCGACTTGTGTGCACCAGCTTGCCATACGTGATTTCCGAGAAGTCGCCTCGCGACCCCATTAATTAGATGCGCAGCCGTATGGTGTCTCATGAGCTGTATCCTTCTTTTTTTGTCCACTATCCCCTTAACCTTCGTTCCAACCTCGAAGGAATCACCCTCTAAAAAATGAACAACTGAGTTCCCCTTTCTTAGCACTCTGGTCACCTTTATGCCGTTCAGCGTACCAATGTCCCATTCCTGTCCTCCTCCTTCTGGATAGAATGAAGTCTTGTCAAGAACAACCGCCTTATCGATCTTCGCAATGACCGTCGCTTCAAATTCTAGGATCTCGGGATCTTCGTAATAGAGGAGTTTTGTCTCTGGGAGGTTTTCAGGTATTCCGGATAAGGAACTTTCCTCTTTTATCATTTCGGGTTTTTCGTGCCTCGCCGCGACTCGGATATAGAAATCATCTGGGATATCCACTTGAAACGATGAAAATTCCTGGACAATTTCAGGATTCAAGCCATGTGAGTCGTAGAGTTCTATGAGCATCTCAGTCGAAATTCGTTCCTCAGGTCCAAGACTCTTGGTAATTCTCGAAACGAGTTGTCGTCCTCTCGCTAATGTCTCTTTGTATTTTTCCTCCTCATAATCGACGAGTTCCAAAATGTCTTCCTTATTCTCCTTCATCTCAGTGAAAATGGAACTAAAGAAATCAATTTGCCAGCTTACGACATCTGATAACGGTATGTTAACGCCCAAATCGCGCATTGCCCGAAGCGCCCTTCTAACGAGCAATCGTGCGAAATAACCCTCTCTGACGTTTGATGGTACGACCCCGTCGTTGAGCATGAACGCCAGGGCTCGCGTATGATCACATATCACGTAAATGTCTTCAAGAGGTTTGACACACTGGATGAGCTCTTTATAGGATATCCCTATTCTGTCGGCCGTCATTTCTCTGATTTTCTTGATATCTGCTGCAGTACGGGCATTGGTCATACCAGCGACTTTGCAATACTCGTTGAGAATCCTCAAATCTGCGGATATGCCTGTGATTTCTTTAAGATGTTGAAGCACAGGCCCGAATACCGCTTCATATGCCGAGGATGTTCCCTGTGATACCCATGTTATTCTCTCAAGACCATATCCAGTGTCAACAACAGTCATGCTCAGGGGTTTTCTTCCACTCGTCTCTTCTTTATACATCATGAACACGAGCGTGGCAAGCTCGACACCGTCGAGAATGACTTCAAGACAAGGACCAGAGTTCCCACCACCCTCCCACCATTCTTCAATGTATCTCATCCTCTCAGGTGGGACTCCGAGGCTACTTGTAAAGAATTCGTGGCAGAGTTCAACGGTCCGATCTTTAAAATATATTTCCTTTTTATTTCTATTGAAAGCGTGATGAGCGAGCATCTCAAAAAAAGTAAAGTGTCTCCCAGTTTTCCCTACATTGTCAATATCGTTAAATCTGACACATGTCTGTGAAATAACGAGGGGGTTCGCGGGCGGATCCACCACACCCTCGAGAACCCAAGGCTGAAAATCGTATATCGATGCCTGCGTGAAAAAAACGTCATCTCTCCACCTAGCAACAATAGGATAACGGCCCACACGGGTGTGCCCATGCTTCTCAAAGAATCTCAGATACGTTTCCCTCATTTCATGGAGGGTGAGCGACTTGTTCATCGGGGAATTACCAATGAACGTATATTCGTCGCAGGGCGGCTCACCACAAGTCTCCCATGGCCCAAGCGTCCAGTAATGCCTACCACATCTGCGGCATTTTCTCCGAGCGAAGCCTTTACTTTTGAAGTAATCTAGCTCGTATTCCGAGGCATTCATTGTTCTGCGTATTGGGGGGTCTTTATTTTAATCTTTTTAATCGTACTCATCATCCAGCGTTAAATCGATAGGAGATCATCATCTTTTTTGATGCGCCGATCCGTCTTATCATTGTATCAAACGCACGTTTTCTTTGTAATCAATGTGCACGTCGATTACCGAGAGCTCGTCATTGCGTAAACAGTTTGCCAGGACCTCGCTGAGCTCCTTTGCCGTTGAAACTCTGTATCCGTTCGCCCCGAATGACTCCGCATACTTCACAAAATCAGGATTTCTAAAATCAACACCGATCGTCCTTCCAAAATTCTTCTGTTGGCGGATTTTTATCATACCGAATCCACCGTCATTGAATATTATTGTTGTAAATGGCGTTTTCAGTCTCGATGCAGTTTCGAGCTCGGAAGAAGTCATTAAGAAACCGCCATCCCCACAGACCGCAACGACCTTTCTCTCAGGGCATACTAGCTTTGCAGCAATTGCACCAGGGACAGCAATACCCATCGGAAGCAGCCCATTAGATGCGATCAATGTCCTCTCGGCATACGTTTGGTATAGTTTTTCCATCCATAGCAGGTGTGCTCCAACATCCGAGATAATTATATCCTTCCTTCCAAGACAATCCCTAATAGCACGCACAGCGAGTTGTGGTTTGACCGGGCTCTCATCACGAGGAAGATCGAATATCCTTCTATGTAATTGATCCCTTAATTCAGAAGTCCAGTTGTCTTTTCTCGTGCCACATGATGTCAGCAACGACAAGTTCTTCTTCATGTTACCAATCAACTGAATATCTGGACTGAATTTCGGTGCCGTTTCAGCGTAGGAAGCGCCAATATATACTATCTTCTTTTTTTTCCCTACGTTCCAAAAAACTGGCTGGAACTCGAGTACGTCGTAACCGATGGTAATGACAAGATCTGAAAGTTCAAATGCCCTTCTCATAAAGTCGTGCGTTCTTAACCCGACTGTATGCAGGCTAAGTGGATCGTCGAATGGGATTAAGCCGCTCCCCATCCAAGTATGAGCAACTGGAATGTTAAGTGCCCTGGCAAATTCTCTGAATTCATCTTCCGCATGTGCCCTTAAAATTCCACGCCCAGCGAGAACCATCGGAGTTTCAGAAGATTCAATGAATTCCTTGATAATGTCAATCGCAGAATCGTCCCCTCCAGAAATTTCGATTGGAGACCTTTGCATTGGTTCTCCCTCAGCAACAGTCCCCATTACATCTTGTGGCAATTCTATATGAACCGGTCCAGGTCGCTCCTGTGCAGCAATATCGAAAGCGTTCCTCACAACTGTTGGGATTCGCGATGAAGCTCGAATGCTCAAGCTCGCCTTCGTTATCGGCTTGAAGAGCTCGACAAGGTCGATGTACTGTTTTTGCGGCGGGTACGCCCTTTCAAGCCAGACTTGTCCCGTTAAGGCAACCAGTGGTACATAGTTGAGATATGAATCCGCTATTCCTGTCACAAGATTTGTCGCACCAGGGCCAAGTGTGGAAAGACAGACCCCTGGCTCATTGGTGAGAAGCGCGGTGATTTCGGCCATCAGGGATGCAGACTCCTCATGTTTCGTTAATATGAATTCGATGCCAGAATCGATGAGACTGTCCATGACTTCGAGGTTCTCCTCCCCTGGGATGCCAAATATCTTGGTGACGCCCTCGTTCTCAAGACATTTAACTAGGAGGTCAGATCCCCTCATCAACACACCTCACTCGAATAACTTCGAACGCTCTTCAATTAATCGCCTGGTCGCCCTCATGATCGCATTTCTGATATCGCCTCTCTCCTTCATCGCAACAATCCCACGGCGCTCTAGAGCTTCGATGGCCCGGTCTCCAAATTGGCTGGCCAGTACCATGTCAAATCCTTTAAGAGCATCAGCGATCCTCTCAATCTTAGTCGCATGGCTCTTTCCGAACATCGGGACTTCCATCATCGGATCGACCCTGATCTCTCCTGCTGGGGTTATCAAATTCCCTTCGACATCATACACAAGGAAACGATCGGTATGCCCGAAATGCGTATCAACATTTGAACCGTCACTGGAGGCGACCGCGATTTTGTATTTTGTCTTCCCCTCCATTTGTACAGAGACAATTCCTCTCTCAGGTAATTGAGTACCGCATGTGATATGGGCAAACTCCGCAGATCGGTCTTGATCGAGCAGACCGATGGCATCGGCTCGGCAAAAACGGCAATGCCTCATCTGTCGTATCTCTGTCTCACACATGTCCTGCAAGAGTTTCCTCTCTCTTGGCGTCGGAGCTGTAAGATTTGCAAATTTTGTTCCAGGGACAGGAATTAGTGGAATAATGTTAACGATATAAGCCCCAATTTCCTTCGCTTTCTTTGCAACCTCGGGTATGTGGGTGTCATTGATACCGGGAATCATGACCGTGTTGACCTTTACGAGCATTCCTGCTTTTGAGGCCATCTCCACCCCCTTCAACTGATTTTCGACAAGAATCTTTGCCGCATCAAGCCCTCGCCATATTTTTCCATCGTATGAAATAAAGTCATATATCTTGCTGGCAATTTGAGGGTCAACGGCGTTTATGGTCACAGTGATGAATCTTACGCCTAAGGATCTTAAACGCTCGACATATCTCGGTAGCAAGAGTCCGTTGGTGCTAAGACATAGCGTCAAATCGGGAAATTCATTGTGAATCAGATCAAGCGTTTTGAATGTCTCTTCATTAGCAAGTGGATCACCAGGGCCTGCGATCCCAATGACGGTGAGATTTGGAATCCTCTCTTTGACATAACGGACTTTCTGGACTGCTTGCTCTGGTGTGAGGATCTCACTTGTCACGCCTGGTCTGCTTTCATTTGCGCAGTCATATCTTCGATTGCAGTAGTTGCACTGGATATTGCAACGCGGTGCGACTGGGAGGTGCATTCGCGCACACTTCTGGTGAGCGGCTTCAGCATAACACGGGTGCATTTCTAGCATTTTCTCAATTTTCTGTTCACGTTCCTGCTCCATCGAATCCTCTCATTATTGGTTGTTGGGAATCAGTAATATATCCCTCTCATTACTCCTATGCAATGCTTTCAATAAATCAAGAAGAAGAATATATAATACGTGACGAATGTAAAAGCAATAGTGTATTACGTAAGTCCGCAGTCCTTTTGATCCTTTGGCATACCGTCGTGATGTAATGTCACTAATCTAATAGCATAGCAATGGACATATATCATGATCACTTCCTCCGCAACGTGTAGTTCATCTGGCACTCTTCATATCGTGATGTACTGTGCACTGATCTCCATAATGGCCATTTCTCCGAGTGCATTGCCCTGCCGATAAAATTTAATTTGAAGTGTAGCGCTACTATCGTTTTCAAAGTCGTCACAACTCACGCTGATATCTAAAATAAGTCCATCTCAACCGTAATCTAAGATGCGAGTTGAAATTTCCTTCGCTACCCATACCCGCAGAATTGGTCTATCTTTAATTAAAATCGTTCTGTATATACAAATCTTGTTCCATATGCAATACCAGAGCTATGTTCCATCCCTTTTCATGAGAGTTTGTTATCTGTACGGCTGAATTGAGGAAAGACCAGACAAAAAACGATTTTGCGATCCTCGGGAGTACGTTTCCCAGGGCTGTTGCCTTTTAAAAAATATCTAAAAAAGTATCCCGGTCATGCATGCAAATATACAAGGGTGAATGATGATGGGAAAAGATAGATTACGGGCAGCCAAGCTCGGATTTCTGCATTTGAGTAGTCTCAAAATTGTCACCCTTTGAATTTTTTGATTTCGGTGATCCTTTGCAAAACTTTTGTCAGTGAAAAGATAATAATACACTATCATTCTAGACAAATTGTGTAGATGAGGGTGTTTGATGTTCAGCGACGGAGCATTCGAAAAATTCATCGCCTCGATGAATCGCCATATTCCGTCAACGAGAAGGCGATTGATCGATCTTCTCCGTGAAGAAAGTCCCTGTTACACTGGAAAAGATGGAAACCGTTATGCGATTTCGAAGAATGAAATCGAGTATATCGCCTCTCTTCTAGACGATGTGGAAAAGGAGCGCCTCAGGTTACCTATTTTTATCGTTACGGACACCTCCTATCCAGGCGGTGCATGGAAAGTCTCAGGAAAAATTGAAGTCAAACTTATCTCAAGAATTATTGGTCGCGAGCCTGAGAATGAAGACGAGATATGGATTTTCTATCCGCATCTGATGGAGTTGAGAAAGCGTCTGCCTACTTCCACTACATGCCTTTATGTCCCATAGTTATGGACTCTCGGTTTTGATTATCTCTTCAGAAGGTTTTTAAGACAGGAGTATCTGAGAGATCATTGTGCCAAAGGTCGGTCTTGCGGATCTGCCACTTCACGGAGGAAGTGCGCCTCGATGGCTCTTTGAAAGGATGGTAAAACTCGCCTCTGCGATTGCAGATGTTATGATCATTGAGTACGGCTCAAAGGAAATCATCAGGCGGCTTGCCGACCCATTCTGGTTCCAGGCGTTTTCATGCGTACTCGGTTTCGATTGGCATAGCTCGGGGACAACGACAGTTACGTGCGGGGCTTTAAAGGAGGCATTGAGAACAAGCGACGAGATTTGTGTTGCTGGGGGGAAAGGAAAGCGTTCGACTGAAACCCCGAATGAGATCAAGACATGGGCAGAGAGTCATGAGATCTCTCCTAATCTCGAGGCCAAAATGATCTACGCGAGTAGGATGAGTGCAAAGATCGACAACGTCGCAATTCAAGACGGACATGAGCTCTATCATCATACGTTTGTATGTGATAGGAAGGGCAACTGGACTGTTGTTCAACAAGGTATGGATCAAGAAAGAGGTTATGCGAGAAGATATCATTGGTATTCTGGCCAGTTAAGAGAATTTGTCGAAGAGCCCCATACGGCAATACTGGGTTTTGAAAAGAACAAGGTTCTCGACATGACCTCACGAAAAAGTGGAGAATCTAGAAAGGTTTCGGTCGATCTGGTCAACGAAGGAATAGACCGATTGAGGCGAGAGATTGTTGTCATGGAGGAAGGCCAAAGCTCCATCACTGAGTGGACAGGTGAACGAATATTGCGTCTAAGCATGCCTAGATCGATCAACTGGGAAGCATTGAGAAAAGCTTATGAATTTCGTCCGACGAATTACGAGGAGCTGCTAGCAATAAAGGGAATCGGCCCTTCGACCGTCAGAGCCCTTGCGTTGATAGGAGAGCTCATATACGGAGCCGAACCTAGCTGGAAAGATCCAGTTAAATTTTCGTTTGCAGTTGGGGGGAAGGATGGAGTCCCGTTTCCTGTAGATAGGAAATCAATGGACGAATCAATTCAGCTGCTGGTAGACGGCATCGAACAGGCGAAATTAGGGAAAAGAGAAAAGTTCGACGCAATCAAGCGTATCAGAAGATTCGTACCCCCTGATTTAACTCTATTTGATCAATGAGTATGTATCAGCATTTTGTATAGCTCTCAGAATTTCTAAATCGAATTCTTCTGAGCTTATAGAAAAATCATAATGGGAATAACAAGTGGAAGGACATACGCAGCCCGTATGACGGTTAAGCCGAAGCCAACCGCACTGCTTTGCCGACAGCTTATGCGGCCGTAACAACGTTAGTGACCGCGGACTGAGTACCTCGGCGAACCTTGGTACGTACATCCCGGTCCTATCAAACTCGTCATTTACGAGTGTTGTAAGGTGCCTC includes these proteins:
- a CDS encoding acetolactate synthase large subunit, with protein sequence MRGSDLLVKCLENEGVTKIFGIPGEENLEVMDSLIDSGIEFILTKHEESASLMAEITALLTNEPGVCLSTLGPGATNLVTGIADSYLNYVPLVALTGQVWLERAYPPQKQYIDLVELFKPITKASLSIRASSRIPTVVRNAFDIAAQERPGPVHIELPQDVMGTVAEGEPMQRSPIEISGGDDSAIDIIKEFIESSETPMVLAGRGILRAHAEDEFREFARALNIPVAHTWMGSGLIPFDDPLSLHTVGLRTHDFMRRAFELSDLVITIGYDVLEFQPVFWNVGKKKKIVYIGASYAETAPKFSPDIQLIGNMKKNLSLLTSCGTRKDNWTSELRDQLHRRIFDLPRDESPVKPQLAVRAIRDCLGRKDIIISDVGAHLLWMEKLYQTYAERTLIASNGLLPMGIAVPGAIAAKLVCPERKVVAVCGDGGFLMTSSELETASRLKTPFTTIIFNDGGFGMIKIRQQKNFGRTIGVDFRNPDFVKYAESFGANGYRVSTAKELSEVLANCLRNDELSVIDVHIDYKENVRLIQ
- a CDS encoding DUF763 domain-containing protein; translated protein: MPKVGLADLPLHGGSAPRWLFERMVKLASAIADVMIIEYGSKEIIRRLADPFWFQAFSCVLGFDWHSSGTTTVTCGALKEALRTSDEICVAGGKGKRSTETPNEIKTWAESHEISPNLEAKMIYASRMSAKIDNVAIQDGHELYHHTFVCDRKGNWTVVQQGMDQERGYARRYHWYSGQLREFVEEPHTAILGFEKNKVLDMTSRKSGESRKVSVDLVNEGIDRLRREIVVMEEGQSSITEWTGERILRLSMPRSINWEALRKAYEFRPTNYEELLAIKGIGPSTVRALALIGELIYGAEPSWKDPVKFSFAVGGKDGVPFPVDRKSMDESIQLLVDGIEQAKLGKREKFDAIKRIRRFVPPDLTLFDQ
- the nifB gene encoding nitrogenase cofactor biosynthesis protein NifB — translated: MEQEREQKIEKMLEMHPCYAEAAHQKCARMHLPVAPRCNIQCNYCNRRYDCANESRPGVTSEILTPEQAVQKVRYVKERIPNLTVIGIAGPGDPLANEETFKTLDLIHNEFPDLTLCLSTNGLLLPRYVERLRSLGVRFITVTINAVDPQIASKIYDFISYDGKIWRGLDAAKILVENQLKGVEMASKAGMLVKVNTVMIPGINDTHIPEVAKKAKEIGAYIVNIIPLIPVPGTKFANLTAPTPRERKLLQDMCETEIRQMRHCRFCRADAIGLLDQDRSAEFAHITCGTQLPERGIVSVQMEGKTKYKIAVASSDGSNVDTHFGHTDRFLVYDVEGNLITPAGEIRVDPMMEVPMFGKSHATKIERIADALKGFDMVLASQFGDRAIEALERRGIVAMKERGDIRNAIMRATRRLIEERSKLFE
- a CDS encoding DUF61 family protein; this translates as MFSDGAFEKFIASMNRHIPSTRRRLIDLLREESPCYTGKDGNRYAISKNEIEYIASLLDDVEKERLRLPIFIVTDTSYPGGAWKVSGKIEVKLISRIIGREPENEDEIWIFYPHLMELRKRLPTSTTCLYVP
- the alaS gene encoding alanine--tRNA ligase, producing the protein MNASEYELDYFKSKGFARRKCRRCGRHYWTLGPWETCGEPPCDEYTFIGNSPMNKSLTLHEMRETYLRFFEKHGHTRVGRYPIVARWRDDVFFTQASIYDFQPWVLEGVVDPPANPLVISQTCVRFNDIDNVGKTGRHFTFFEMLAHHAFNRNKKEIYFKDRTVELCHEFFTSSLGVPPERMRYIEEWWEGGGNSGPCLEVILDGVELATLVFMMYKEETSGRKPLSMTVVDTGYGLERITWVSQGTSSAYEAVFGPVLQHLKEITGISADLRILNEYCKVAGMTNARTAADIKKIREMTADRIGISYKELIQCVKPLEDIYVICDHTRALAFMLNDGVVPSNVREGYFARLLVRRALRAMRDLGVNIPLSDVVSWQIDFFSSIFTEMKENKEDILELVDYEEEKYKETLARGRQLVSRITKSLGPEERISTEMLIELYDSHGLNPEIVQEFSSFQVDIPDDFYIRVAARHEKPEMIKEESSLSGIPENLPETKLLYYEDPEILEFEATVIAKIDKAVVLDKTSFYPEGGGQEWDIGTLNGIKVTRVLRKGNSVVHFLEGDSFEVGTKVKGIVDKKRRIQLMRHHTAAHLINGVARRLLGNHVWQAGAHKSEDFGRLDITHHQNLTREQIERLEKEVNRIVLENLPVNVKLMPRIEAEKSYGFRLYQGGAVPGAIIRVVEIEGIDAEACGGLHCKNTGQVGLVRISKTKRIQDGVIRIEYTVGTTAIDNVIRDKEIVWLLSEKLRTTPEQLIPATERVLEELKQTKKAYEDLRTVYNKTILDRLLTDAAVIDNIKIITYRVKGEFEDPVEISRALSAKENVLSVIASGENNPRVLVSCGKDVEVDCREILTEITALAGGTGGGKKEFAQAGGLREEKVDEVLRKVPEIVKRLISGCA